In Atopobium sp. oral taxon 416, the genomic stretch GTCTGCGACGCCTGCCTTGGTGGCCGTTTCGGCCAGTGCGTAGCACGATGTTGTATCAAGGGGTCGCGTGCGAAAAGCGTCCTCGCCGCCGTCGAGGCCAAGTACATTCAGCTCCACAGGCTCAACGAGAGAATCGACAGGGTTATTGCTCCCTCGCGCTTCATGCGGTCGAAGCTGGTCGAGGGGGGATGGCCCGATGACAAGGTCGTATGGATGCAAAACTTCGCGAGCGATGCCATCTACGACCAAGCTCGGGCACAAGGTGCCGACAACACGGACTACGAGCATCCCTACCTGCTCTTCTTCGGGCGCATCTCAAAGGAGAAGGGCGTGGACGTCCTTGTCAGGGCGTTTCAGGGCGTCATCGACACGCTTCCGGACAGCTGGCACATGGTCATCGCGGGCGAGGGTCCCGAGCGGACGGCGGTTGAGGCACTGTCCAAGAACATGCCAGGGGCCAATCGCGTCGAGTTCGTTGGCTTTCAGCAGGGAGATGCCTTGCGCGTAAATATAGAGAGAGCCTCCCTTGCCGTCACCGCCTCGCGTTGGCGCGAGAATATGCCCTATTCGGTCATCGAGGCATTTGGGGCGGGCACACCGGTCATCGGTTCGCGCATCGGCGGCATACCCGAACTCGTGATGGACGGTAAGACGGGTCTGCTCTGCGAGCCCGGTGACGTACGGTCGCTTGCGGACGCCATCATGCGAGGCGTGCAGCTCTGTTCGGACATCGTCGACTACCATGCCATGCAACAGCGTTGTAAGGACTATGTGCTCGACCATTGCTCGCAGGATGCGTACATGGAGTCCCTAGTCCATCTGTATGAAGGGCTTATCGATGCCGAGAGTTAGTGTCGTGGTGCCCATATTCAATACCAGACAGTATCTTCCCCAGTGCGTGGACAGCCTGCTCGGCCAGACGCTCGACGACATTGAGATTATCCTGGTCGATGACGGTTCTCCCGATGGCGCAGGGGAGGTCGCTGACGCGTATGCATCGTGCCATAGGAACATCAGGGTTGTCCATCAGCCCAACGAGGGCCTTGGTCCCGCGAGGAACGTGGGCATTCGCCGGTGCATGGGCGACTACGTCGCCTTTGTCGACTCCGACGACTGGGTCGAGCCCACGATGTACGAGCGCCTTTACGGCAAGGCGATGGAGTTGGGGTCGGACATCGTGGTGAGCGGACACTGTGATGTGACCAATGGACGCAAGACCTTTGTCAAGCCTCATCCCCTTGCGGGCAGGACGCTGGAGGACAAGCAGGACATTCTTGGTGTGCGCAGGGAGCTCTACGGGCACGCTCCCGGTGATGCGGCTGTCGAGTCATTCCCGATGTCCGTGTGCATGTCACTGTACAGAAGATCCCTCATCGAGTCCTGCGGGCTCGCCTTCAGAAACGCGCTTTCCGAGGACACGTTATTCAACCTTGATGCATATGGATCTGCCCGGAGGATTTCGTTCGTGGGATCGACCGACTACTGCTACCGAAAGGATGACCAGAGCTCCATTACCAAAACGTTCTCACGGGAGAAGCTGGGCCTCTATTCAGACTTTGTCGACGCCCTTGCCGCCCTCGCCCGCATGGAGCCCGATAGCGAGGACTGCATGCTGCGCGTAAGACGGACGGCGGTCGATTATGCCCGTCTGTACGTGGGCCTCGTGGCCACCAGCGACCTGGCGCCCCGAGAACAGCGCAGCGAGGTCCTCGGACTCATCGACTCGACGATGTTCCGGAGTTATTGCATGGACTTTCCCATCGATACCCTCCCCGTCCAGCAGCGTATCTTCCAGAGGAGCCTTGTCGGGAGGCACACGCGCACGGCGCTGTTTCTGCTGAGGATGAGACTTGCGATAAAGAAAGGCGGACGATGATGGCAGGTCATATGAATCTCAGACGAGTATCCCATCGCGTTGCCGAGGAACTTCATGCGACACGCGCCATCGCCGGCGAGACCTCATGGCGAGATGCCCTCGACACGCTACGTGCCAAGGTGGACATCCAGGTGATGAACCGCAACGGGTTTCAGGAGCCCCCCGCAGTCCGCAACCGTCTCATACGTAAGCATGAGACGGTACTCGAGTATCTCGAGGCGAGATCCCACGGCTACTACGAGTCGTATGAATATGCGGCAGAGTTACCGCCGGGCGACCCAGACTTGGAGGGAAGAATCTGGCTGTGCTGGTGGCAGGGCATCGAGTGTGCCCCTGCCATCGTGAGAGCCTGCGTTGAATCCATATGCCGCAATGCGGACGGGCATACTGTGACCATCATTACGGACAGGAACTATCGCGATTATGTGCATATCCCCGACTGGGTGATGAGAAAGGTGGCGGAGGGGATCATTACGAGGACCAACCTCTCCGACCTCTTGAGGCTCAGTCTGCTGGCGGAGCACGGAGGCCTCTGGCTCGACGCTACCTTCTTCTGCTGCGGCCCGTTGGGGGACCTGGCCTTTGGACAACCCCTATTCTCGATCAAACGGCCTGACTACCTGCACGCCTCCGTCGCTTCGGGCTATTTTGCGGGCTATTCGCTCGCCTGTAACACGGCGCACAGGAGGGTGTTCGCAACCATCAGGGACTTCTTCCTCGAGTACTGGCAGAAAAACGACTTCATGGTCGACTATCTCCTGGTCGAC encodes the following:
- a CDS encoding glycosyltransferase yields the protein MPRVSVVVPIFNTRQYLPQCVDSLLGQTLDDIEIILVDDGSPDGAGEVADAYASCHRNIRVVHQPNEGLGPARNVGIRRCMGDYVAFVDSDDWVEPTMYERLYGKAMELGSDIVVSGHCDVTNGRKTFVKPHPLAGRTLEDKQDILGVRRELYGHAPGDAAVESFPMSVCMSLYRRSLIESCGLAFRNALSEDTLFNLDAYGSARRISFVGSTDYCYRKDDQSSITKTFSREKLGLYSDFVDALAALARMEPDSEDCMLRVRRTAVDYARLYVGLVATSDLAPREQRSEVLGLIDSTMFRSYCMDFPIDTLPVQQRIFQRSLVGRHTRTALFLLRMRLAIKKGGR
- a CDS encoding capsular polysaccharide synthesis protein; this translates as MMAGHMNLRRVSHRVAEELHATRAIAGETSWRDALDTLRAKVDIQVMNRNGFQEPPAVRNRLIRKHETVLEYLEARSHGYYESYEYAAELPPGDPDLEGRIWLCWWQGIECAPAIVRACVESICRNADGHTVTIITDRNYRDYVHIPDWVMRKVAEGIITRTNLSDLLRLSLLAEHGGLWLDATFFCCGPLGDLAFGQPLFSIKRPDYLHASVASGYFAGYSLACNTAHRRVFATIRDFFLEYWQKNDFMVDYLLVDYMIVLAQRHDPSIAGAFDAIRPNNPLCDELGKCLGEPFDRQRWRELSSNTSLFKLTWKQSFPVRKGEVQTFYGALLGGDLT